In a genomic window of beta proteobacterium MWH-UniP1:
- the rseP gene encoding RIP metalloprotease RseP: MTTVLSFLLAIAILVFVHEMGHYLAARQCGVQVLRFSIGFGKELFKKTSKKTGTEWVISAVPLGGYVRMQDESFESKPLRSRAWIVFAGPLSNLIFAAIAYGVLFGSPREEPQAVLAQPPAQSPAAVAGLMAGDQIVAVNGKEVVSFTDLRWRMAQALVGDGQSEIALRVTRAAGGAADITLKTQASSEDPSAVIAALGLSPLSRSVKVVRVQPGSAAEAAGLRAGDRLLKLAGQDVRQPDVVIQSVQKSGGNPIELVVDDGTGPERVMVTPKAGPDGVMRIGAVVGGDVATVTVSDDPFTAMTKGVTRTAEMTMLTFQALGRMIMGEISWRQISGPVTIADAAGQSAGSGAKAFIGFLALISISIAVLNLLPIPMLDGGHLLYYLWELVRGQPLDAEVQEAGRKIGLALILMLTVLALFNDFARLAGL, translated from the coding sequence GTGACCACCGTGCTGTCGTTTCTGCTGGCCATTGCCATTTTGGTCTTTGTCCATGAGATGGGCCATTACCTGGCGGCCCGTCAGTGTGGCGTTCAGGTGCTTCGGTTTTCGATTGGCTTTGGCAAAGAACTCTTTAAAAAGACATCCAAAAAAACCGGCACCGAGTGGGTGATCTCGGCTGTTCCGCTGGGCGGCTATGTCCGTATGCAAGACGAATCGTTTGAATCCAAGCCGCTGCGCTCTCGTGCCTGGATTGTGTTTGCAGGCCCACTATCGAATTTAATTTTTGCCGCGATCGCCTATGGGGTCTTGTTCGGCTCGCCACGTGAAGAGCCCCAGGCCGTCTTGGCCCAGCCGCCTGCCCAGAGTCCGGCGGCGGTGGCAGGCCTGATGGCCGGAGATCAGATCGTGGCTGTCAACGGCAAAGAGGTGGTCAGCTTCACCGATTTGCGTTGGCGTATGGCACAGGCCCTGGTGGGTGATGGTCAAAGTGAAATTGCGCTGCGGGTGACCCGCGCGGCGGGTGGTGCAGCCGACATCACTTTGAAAACTCAGGCGTCATCGGAAGATCCCAGTGCGGTGATTGCAGCCTTGGGGCTTTCGCCTTTGAGTCGTTCGGTAAAGGTAGTGCGTGTTCAGCCGGGAAGTGCAGCCGAGGCGGCGGGCCTTCGGGCGGGGGATCGGCTTTTGAAGCTGGCTGGTCAGGATGTCCGTCAGCCCGATGTGGTCATTCAATCGGTACAAAAATCAGGTGGCAATCCCATTGAACTGGTGGTGGATGATGGCACTGGGCCTGAGCGTGTCATGGTGACCCCAAAAGCGGGCCCCGACGGCGTGATGCGTATCGGTGCGGTGGTGGGGGGCGATGTGGCCACGGTCACCGTCTCAGACGACCCCTTCACGGCCATGACCAAGGGCGTGACGCGGACTGCTGAAATGACCATGCTGACCTTTCAGGCATTGGGCCGAATGATCATGGGGGAAATCTCGTGGCGGCAAATCAGTGGTCCAGTGACCATTGCCGATGCAGCAGGCCAGTCTGCTGGCAGCGGGGCCAAGGCCTTCATCGGCTTTTTGGCTTTAATCAGTATCAGTATTGCGGTCTTAAACCTTCTGCCCATTCCAATGTTGGACGGGGGCCACCTCTTGTATTATCTGTGGGAGCTGGTCCGCGGCCAGCCCCTTGATGCCGAAGTCCAAGAGGCCGGCAGAAAGATCGGCCTGGCCCTGATTTTGATGCTGACGGTTTTGGCGTTGTTTAATGATTTTGCCCGCTTAGCGGGATTGTGA
- the tsf gene encoding translation elongation factor Ts, whose product MAEITAAMVKELREKTDAPMMECKKALTEADGDLAKAEEILRVKLGSKASKAAARVTAEGIVAIHVAGNQAAMVEVNCETDFVAKNDDFLAFSADVAKLVCGGGVANVEALGGQAMAGGTVESVRTALVGKIGENISVRRFATFNAKGKLYSYIHGGAKIGVLVDLVGGDDALGRDLAMHIAASKPKSLDASGVDQALIDTERRVATEKAAESGKPADIVAKMVDGAVAKFLKEVTLLGQVFVKAEDGKQTIEQLLKSKGASIASFALYIVGEGIEKRTDDFAAEVAAQVAAARAA is encoded by the coding sequence ATGGCTGAAATTACAGCTGCAATGGTGAAAGAACTGCGCGAGAAGACCGACGCGCCCATGATGGAGTGCAAAAAAGCACTGACCGAGGCTGATGGCGATCTGGCCAAGGCGGAAGAGATTTTGCGTGTGAAGCTGGGCAGCAAGGCCAGCAAAGCAGCAGCACGTGTCACCGCCGAAGGCATTGTGGCCATTCATGTGGCTGGCAATCAGGCGGCCATGGTGGAAGTGAACTGTGAGACCGACTTCGTTGCCAAGAATGATGATTTCTTGGCGTTTTCGGCGGATGTGGCCAAGCTGGTCTGCGGCGGTGGTGTGGCCAATGTCGAAGCCCTGGGCGGTCAGGCCATGGCCGGTGGCACAGTGGAATCAGTGCGCACCGCTTTGGTTGGCAAAATTGGCGAAAACATCTCGGTGCGCCGTTTTGCAACCTTCAATGCAAAGGGCAAGCTGTATTCCTACATCCACGGTGGTGCCAAGATCGGCGTGCTGGTGGATCTGGTGGGTGGTGATGATGCCCTTGGCCGCGATCTGGCCATGCACATTGCGGCATCTAAACCCAAGTCTTTGGATGCCTCTGGTGTGGATCAGGCATTGATCGACACCGAGCGCCGAGTGGCCACTGAAAAAGCTGCCGAGTCGGGCAAGCCCGCTGACATCGTGGCCAAGATGGTGGACGGTGCCGTTGCTAAATTCTTAAAAGAAGTCACGCTGCTTGGCCAGGTATTCGTGAAAGCAGAAGATGGCAAGCAGACCATTGAGCAGCTCTTGAAATCCAAGGGTGCTTCGATTGCTTCGTTTGCGCTTTACATCGTGGGTGAAGGCATTGAAAAGCGCACCGATGATTTTGCTGCTGAAGTGGCTGCTCAGGTTGCCGCTGCTCGGGCTGCATAA
- the frr gene encoding ribosome recycling factor, with the protein MTSVKDVHATAEQKMNRTIENLKLNLTKVRTGRAHTGLMDHITVDYYGNPTPLAQVANVTLIDSRTIGVQPWEKKMVAVVEKAIRESDLGLNPATSGDLIRVPMPALTEERRRELTKVVKTEGEETKVAIRNIRREANESLKKLVKDKLISEDDERRGQDDTQKLTDRFIAEIDKLLIQKESEIMKV; encoded by the coding sequence ATGACAAGCGTAAAAGATGTCCATGCGACTGCGGAACAGAAGATGAACCGCACCATTGAAAATCTAAAGTTAAATCTCACCAAGGTCCGCACCGGCCGCGCCCACACGGGTTTAATGGACCACATCACGGTGGACTATTACGGCAACCCCACGCCGCTTGCCCAAGTGGCCAATGTCACCCTGATTGATAGCCGCACCATCGGTGTTCAGCCTTGGGAAAAGAAGATGGTCGCTGTGGTGGAAAAGGCCATTCGGGAATCTGATTTGGGCTTAAACCCGGCCACCTCTGGCGATTTGATTCGTGTACCTATGCCCGCGCTCACCGAAGAGCGTCGTCGCGAACTCACCAAGGTGGTGAAGACCGAGGGCGAAGAAACCAAAGTGGCCATTCGTAATATCCGCCGCGAGGCCAATGAGAGCTTAAAGAAATTGGTGAAAGATAAGCTGATTTCGGAAGACGATGAGCGCCGTGGCCAAGACGACACCCAGAAACTAACCGATCGGTTTATTGCAGAAATTGATAAACTATTGATACAAAAGGAATCGGAGATCATGAAGGTCTGA
- the uppS gene encoding polyprenyl diphosphate synthase, producing MTIPALQSSTLVVPEIPNVPRHVAVIMDGNGRWANKRHLPRMVGHERGVAALRGVVESCMKRGVKHLTVFAFSSENWRRPEEEVSFLMGLFLKALEREVRDLRTNGVRLRVIGDRTAFSKKLCDMIERAEGATAENDKFHLTVAANYGGRWDILQATRKMLDLHPELAESGAPITEEMLAPHLSMHFAPEPDLFIRTGGEERISNFLLWQSAYTEFYFTDCFWPEFDDHQLDLAIQSYQQRERRFGRTSAQVLQCSTPVS from the coding sequence ATGACGATTCCCGCCCTGCAGAGCTCCACCCTGGTCGTGCCCGAGATCCCCAATGTGCCTCGGCATGTGGCGGTCATCATGGACGGCAATGGCCGTTGGGCCAATAAGCGGCACCTGCCGCGCATGGTGGGCCATGAGCGCGGTGTGGCCGCGCTGCGCGGGGTGGTGGAGTCCTGCATGAAGCGGGGCGTGAAGCACCTAACAGTCTTTGCATTTAGCTCGGAAAACTGGCGCCGCCCCGAAGAGGAGGTGTCTTTTTTGATGGGCTTGTTTTTGAAGGCTCTGGAGCGAGAAGTGCGGGACTTGCGGACCAATGGTGTGCGCCTGCGCGTGATTGGTGATCGCACAGCCTTTAGCAAAAAACTCTGCGACATGATCGAGCGGGCCGAGGGTGCTACCGCCGAAAATGACAAATTCCACTTAACCGTTGCGGCCAACTACGGTGGACGCTGGGATATTTTGCAGGCCACGCGAAAAATGTTGGATCTGCATCCCGAGCTGGCTGAGAGTGGTGCGCCCATCACGGAAGAAATGCTGGCCCCGCACCTGTCCATGCATTTCGCCCCCGAGCCCGACTTGTTTATTCGCACGGGCGGCGAAGAGCGCATCAGCAACTTCTTGTTGTGGCAGTCTGCCTACACCGAGTTTTATTTCACTGATTGTTTTTGGCCCGAGTTTGACGACCATCAGCTCGACTTAGCCATCCAGTCCTATCAGCAGCGTGAGCGCCGCTTTGGCCGCACGTCTGCCCAAGTCCTGCAATGCTCCACACCCGTATCCTAA
- the pyrH gene encoding UMP kinase, with the protein MTATTKRILLKLSGEALMGNDPYGINRETIDGIVKEIAQVTAMGVEVAVVIGGGNIFRGVALGASGMDRATADYMGMIATVMNALALQDAMRRCGMTARVQSALRIDQVVEPYIRPKAIRYLEEGKVVIFAAGTGNPFFTTDTAAALRGAEIGAEIVLKATKVDGVYTADPAKDPSAKRYETVSFDEAISQNLKVMDATAFALCRDQKLPIRVFSIFKAGALARIVQGEPEGTLVHV; encoded by the coding sequence ATGACTGCAACGACCAAACGTATCCTGCTCAAACTTTCTGGTGAGGCCCTGATGGGCAATGACCCATACGGCATCAATCGCGAAACGATTGATGGCATTGTCAAAGAGATTGCGCAGGTCACAGCGATGGGTGTTGAGGTTGCGGTCGTGATCGGTGGCGGCAACATTTTTCGGGGCGTGGCGCTCGGGGCGTCGGGCATGGACCGGGCAACCGCCGACTACATGGGCATGATTGCCACGGTGATGAATGCATTGGCATTGCAAGATGCCATGCGGCGTTGTGGCATGACGGCCCGTGTCCAGTCGGCCTTGCGCATTGATCAGGTGGTCGAGCCCTATATCCGGCCCAAGGCCATTCGTTATCTGGAAGAGGGCAAGGTGGTGATTTTTGCTGCCGGCACTGGCAACCCATTTTTCACCACGGACACGGCGGCTGCCTTGCGTGGTGCTGAAATCGGTGCGGAAATTGTGCTCAAAGCCACCAAGGTCGACGGCGTCTACACCGCAGACCCGGCAAAAGACCCAAGTGCGAAACGCTACGAAACCGTAAGTTTTGACGAGGCCATCTCACAAAACCTAAAGGTCATGGACGCCACAGCATTTGCCCTGTGCCGCGATCAGAAGCTGCCGATTCGCGTATTCAGTATTTTCAAAGCCGGGGCGTTGGCCCGGATTGTGCAAGGCGAGCCCGAGGGCACGCTAGTTCATGTGTAA
- a CDS encoding phosphatidate cytidylyltransferase: MLHTRILTAVVLLLVLVGVAWWAPALWFDGLLLLIIVIACFEWMRLLGLSNAASGVAAFALALLGAAALSSSTSVMAAAQGLGAGVMPIYILATIFWLMAVPIAVARFAGIGGQRFTGRLLVFVLCFATWLGLLQADGLGKAFLLSCLLIIWVADTAAYFAGRAFGKRKLAPAVSPGKTWEGVIGAIVANLILAVVMANTMPVSANNPAGSVFSLIQISMGWGFMLAFTVLITLVSVMGDLYESLLKRIAGVKDSGSLLPGHGGVLDRIDALLAVIPVTMCVVTLIQSGTI; encoded by the coding sequence ATGCTCCACACCCGTATCCTAACGGCGGTAGTTCTTCTTCTGGTTTTAGTTGGCGTTGCGTGGTGGGCACCGGCCCTGTGGTTCGATGGTCTTCTTCTACTAATTATTGTTATTGCCTGTTTTGAGTGGATGCGGCTGCTTGGCCTATCCAATGCCGCAAGTGGCGTGGCCGCTTTTGCTCTGGCCTTACTCGGTGCGGCGGCACTTTCGAGCAGCACCTCCGTTATGGCAGCAGCCCAGGGGCTGGGGGCAGGTGTGATGCCGATCTACATTCTGGCCACTATTTTTTGGCTGATGGCGGTGCCTATTGCCGTGGCCCGGTTTGCTGGAATTGGCGGGCAACGGTTTACCGGCCGCCTTTTGGTCTTTGTGCTGTGCTTTGCCACCTGGCTTGGCCTGCTTCAGGCCGATGGCCTGGGCAAAGCATTTTTGCTGTCTTGTTTGTTGATCATTTGGGTTGCCGACACCGCCGCTTATTTTGCGGGCCGTGCCTTTGGTAAACGCAAGCTCGCACCGGCGGTGAGTCCCGGCAAGACCTGGGAGGGCGTGATCGGTGCCATTGTGGCCAACTTGATCCTGGCCGTGGTGATGGCCAACACCATGCCGGTCTCGGCCAACAATCCGGCGGGCAGTGTGTTTTCGTTAATTCAAATCAGTATGGGCTGGGGCTTTATGCTGGCCTTCACGGTGTTGATCACCCTGGTCAGTGTGATGGGCGATCTGTACGAATCGCTTTTAAAACGAATTGCCGGCGTGAAAGACTCGGGCAGCCTGTTGCCCGGCCACGGTGGGGTTTTAGATCGAATTGATGCATTGCTGGCGGTAATTCCGGTGACAATGTGTGTCGTGACGCTGATTCAGTCGGGGACGATATAA
- a CDS encoding 1-deoxy-D-xylulose-5-phosphate reductoisomerase produces the protein MWVGQRVAVLGATGSIGESTLDLIALHPDQFRAEVLTAHRNVEKMLPLCQRFTPNTVVMTDPQAAKQLRDALAKTDWGGAITVMDGEAALAEVAAHPAVELVVAGIVGAAGLPSALAAAKAGKTILLANKEALVMAGALMVDAAKQGGACVLPIDSEHNAIFQCLGENYRCFSPPHGVTRLLLTASGGPFRTWEKDAIFQATVSQAIAHPNWSMGRKISVDSATMMNKGLELIEAHWLFAIPEHRIDVVVHPQSVVHSMVEFDDGSVLAQLGSPDMRTPIACAMSWPKRIATPVSKLDWSSNKRLDFEPPDDQRFPSLALARQTLRMGGAASAILNAANEVAVDAFLNERIRFGHIFQIVEKTLEHLSGGHGGAPSSLQELLEVDRGARRVALEFAGKVAL, from the coding sequence ATGTGGGTAGGGCAACGAGTCGCGGTATTGGGCGCAACCGGATCAATTGGTGAGAGCACGCTTGATCTGATTGCATTGCACCCCGACCAATTTCGGGCAGAGGTCTTAACGGCCCATCGCAATGTTGAGAAGATGCTGCCACTGTGTCAGCGCTTCACCCCCAACACGGTTGTGATGACCGACCCCCAGGCCGCCAAGCAACTGCGCGATGCGCTGGCCAAGACCGACTGGGGTGGGGCCATCACCGTCATGGATGGCGAAGCTGCGCTTGCAGAAGTAGCGGCCCATCCGGCTGTCGAGTTGGTGGTGGCGGGTATTGTTGGGGCAGCGGGTCTGCCCTCTGCATTGGCCGCAGCCAAGGCGGGGAAAACGATTCTGCTGGCCAACAAAGAAGCCCTGGTCATGGCTGGCGCGCTGATGGTAGATGCCGCCAAGCAGGGCGGTGCCTGTGTGCTGCCAATCGATAGCGAACACAATGCAATTTTTCAGTGTCTGGGTGAAAACTATCGGTGTTTCAGTCCACCCCATGGCGTCACACGCTTATTGCTCACAGCATCGGGCGGACCATTTCGCACCTGGGAAAAAGACGCCATTTTTCAGGCCACGGTCAGCCAGGCCATCGCCCATCCGAATTGGTCCATGGGCCGCAAGATATCGGTGGACTCGGCCACCATGATGAATAAGGGCTTGGAACTGATCGAGGCCCACTGGCTTTTTGCCATCCCAGAGCACCGCATCGATGTAGTGGTGCATCCGCAGAGTGTGGTGCATTCCATGGTCGAATTCGATGATGGGTCGGTGCTGGCCCAGCTGGGCTCGCCCGATATGCGCACCCCGATTGCCTGCGCCATGAGCTGGCCCAAACGGATTGCCACGCCTGTGTCGAAATTGGATTGGTCATCGAACAAACGATTGGATTTCGAGCCACCCGATGACCAACGCTTTCCTTCGTTGGCTCTGGCCCGTCAGACCCTTCGCATGGGTGGTGCAGCCTCTGCCATTTTGAATGCCGCCAATGAAGTCGCGGTGGATGCGTTTTTAAATGAGCGTATTCGTTTCGGCCATATTTTTCAGATTGTTGAGAAAACACTTGAACATCTGTCTGGGGGTCATGGCGGGGCACCATCCTCTCTTCAGGAATTACTTGAAGTCGACCGTGGGGCACGGCGTGTGGCCTTGGAGTTCGCAGGGAAGGTGGCATTGTGA